In one window of Maribacter sp. BPC-D8 DNA:
- a CDS encoding DUF547 domain-containing protein has translation MKLKISFLVTMLAIFFMAKTDVQAQVDTQSNTDFNELSETFLKRIIDKKDTQDLQDILANTSISELDNALDTNDKRLAFWLNIYNAYIQVILQKNPELYDDRGSFFKLEQIKIAGEMVSFAKIEHGIIRKSQWEYGLGYIRKWFPGKFERKLRVNKPVYNVHFALNCGAKDCPPVAIYEWERLPEQFKIGTKRLLEKTSEFNSETNVVKITSLFSWFRGDFGGKSGIKKILKANEIIPATKGVDIEYTNYDWTLYLDNFIEL, from the coding sequence ATGAAACTAAAAATATCTTTTCTTGTAACTATGTTGGCTATATTTTTTATGGCAAAAACTGATGTGCAAGCGCAGGTTGACACCCAATCAAATACAGATTTCAACGAATTATCTGAAACCTTTTTAAAACGCATTATCGATAAGAAAGATACGCAAGACCTACAAGATATCTTAGCGAATACTTCCATTTCAGAATTAGATAATGCACTAGATACCAACGATAAACGATTGGCTTTTTGGCTTAACATTTACAACGCGTATATACAAGTGATTCTTCAAAAGAATCCGGAGTTATATGATGACCGAGGTAGTTTTTTCAAGTTAGAGCAAATTAAAATTGCAGGTGAAATGGTATCGTTCGCTAAAATTGAGCACGGGATCATTAGAAAATCGCAATGGGAATATGGTTTGGGTTATATACGCAAGTGGTTTCCCGGTAAATTTGAACGTAAACTAAGAGTAAACAAACCCGTTTATAATGTACATTTTGCTTTGAATTGTGGCGCTAAAGATTGTCCGCCAGTTGCCATTTATGAATGGGAACGTTTACCTGAACAATTTAAAATTGGTACTAAAAGGCTTCTAGAGAAAACAAGTGAATTCAACAGTGAAACCAATGTAGTTAAGATTACTTCTTTATTCAGTTGGTTTAGAGGTGATTTTGGTGGCAAAAGCGGAATCAAAAAAATACTGAAAGCCAATGAAATTATACCTGCTACCAAAGGCGTAGATATTGAATACACCAATTACGACTGGACCCTTTATCTTGATAATTTTATAGAATTATAG